A single genomic interval of Acidobacteriota bacterium harbors:
- the polA gene encoding DNA polymerase I gives MPNTRISRQKRAEREKASAAPAVLANAQPPLPPEIHPSEAKTKSAASPASGKPPKPTGKGRVFLIDAMSFIFRAYHAMSRQRPMSTRTGVPTAATYVFVNMLRKLRADFSPEHIAAVFDMAAPTFRDEQAKQITSVRKYDAKTQTYQAHAYGGYKANRAEMPQDLAQQLPYIRRALEAYRIPILEHSGFEADDVIGTLAVKAARESYPVYVVSSDKDMLQLVNDQVCVLNPPKDNLICDADKVEEILGVRPEQVVDVMALRGDSIDNIPGAPGIGDKGSVELIKRFGSVDNLLAHTDEVEKKSYRESLQHNRDVVLASRELARIDTKVEIDFDPASMTAGEPDVEALRQLFTELEFTTLLKELVGEVKLTEGDYREANSKFAADVAAVLKHVTAKQPLAFALEDAAVGAAGMSKEEEEEVENESGSSMLPLVPVSLAAVPGVERNGPSRRAAISAQPGVVLSLSLDEDAAASTLKQALADPKLPKAIHDYKAAMRQLEPRGVALAGVEHDPMLYSYLLDPTYTAHGLKEIAIRRFNLNVAGTVAEAADLTARFTAALREEVEKEDLTKVYDQIDLPLVPVLARMEGAGVKIDCDVLAKMSTRLEREAEAKAGEVYAAAGGGVFNINSPKQLGDVLFNKMALPKPVKYGKGKTISTAQDVMEALAEEHPIARMVLDYRQLTKLKSTYVDALPLLCHAVTGRLHTTFNQAATATGRLSSTNPNLQNIPIRSELGREIRAAFTAERGHVLLAADYSQIELRLLAHLSEDPLLTKAFLAGGDIHKSTAAELFGVLPELVTDEQRAAAKTVNFATLYGQREFSLGQQLGIPTSEAKRFIADYFERYAAVRLFIDRTLDAARREQKVRTLFGRVRPIPDINSKNFSARGFAERTAVNTPLQGTAADLIKLAMIRIDAELRQQKLKSRMTLQVHDELVFEVPQEEVETMRALVKDKMENVHPLRVPLDVDLGVGPNWRDLE, from the coding sequence ATGCCCAACACCCGCATCTCGCGACAGAAGCGCGCCGAACGCGAGAAGGCCAGCGCTGCCCCCGCCGTACTCGCGAACGCCCAGCCGCCCCTGCCGCCCGAAATCCATCCGTCCGAAGCGAAGACGAAGTCCGCCGCCTCACCCGCCAGCGGTAAGCCGCCGAAACCAACAGGCAAGGGCCGCGTCTTCCTCATTGACGCGATGTCGTTCATCTTTCGCGCCTATCACGCGATGTCGCGCCAGCGGCCCATGTCCACTCGCACCGGAGTGCCCACCGCCGCTACCTACGTCTTCGTCAACATGCTGCGCAAGCTGCGCGCCGACTTCAGTCCCGAGCACATCGCCGCGGTCTTCGATATGGCTGCGCCCACGTTTCGCGACGAGCAAGCCAAGCAGATCACCAGCGTCCGCAAGTACGACGCCAAGACGCAGACCTACCAGGCCCACGCTTACGGCGGCTACAAAGCCAACCGTGCCGAGATGCCGCAGGACCTTGCCCAGCAGCTGCCGTATATCCGGCGCGCGCTCGAGGCCTATCGCATCCCCATCCTCGAACATTCCGGCTTCGAGGCGGACGACGTGATCGGCACCCTCGCGGTCAAGGCCGCGCGCGAGTCGTATCCCGTCTACGTCGTGTCGAGCGACAAGGACATGCTGCAACTCGTCAACGACCAGGTCTGCGTGCTGAATCCACCGAAAGACAATCTCATCTGCGATGCCGACAAGGTGGAAGAGATCCTCGGCGTCCGCCCCGAGCAAGTCGTGGACGTCATGGCGCTGCGCGGCGATTCCATCGACAACATCCCCGGCGCGCCCGGTATCGGCGATAAAGGTTCGGTCGAGCTCATCAAGCGTTTTGGCTCAGTCGACAACCTGCTCGCCCACACCGATGAGGTCGAGAAGAAGAGTTATCGCGAATCGTTGCAGCACAATCGCGATGTCGTGCTCGCCAGCCGCGAGCTCGCCCGCATCGACACCAAAGTTGAGATCGACTTCGATCCCGCTTCTATGACCGCCGGCGAGCCTGACGTCGAAGCCCTCCGCCAGCTTTTCACCGAACTCGAGTTCACTACGCTGCTCAAGGAGTTGGTGGGCGAGGTCAAGCTCACCGAGGGAGACTACCGCGAGGCAAATTCAAAGTTCGCTGCCGACGTTGCCGCCGTGTTGAAGCACGTAACGGCGAAACAGCCGCTCGCCTTCGCGCTGGAAGATGCCGCCGTCGGCGCCGCCGGCATGAGTAAAGAGGAAGAAGAGGAGGTCGAGAACGAGTCGGGGTCATCGATGCTACCGCTCGTGCCCGTCTCGCTCGCCGCGGTTCCCGGGGTTGAGAGGAACGGTCCCAGTCGCAGGGCCGCGATCTCTGCCCAACCCGGCGTCGTCCTCTCCCTCTCACTCGATGAGGACGCCGCCGCGTCCACGCTCAAGCAAGCCCTTGCTGACCCGAAACTTCCGAAAGCCATCCACGACTACAAAGCTGCGATGCGGCAGCTCGAGCCGCGCGGCGTTGCGCTCGCCGGCGTCGAACACGATCCCATGCTCTATTCGTATCTCCTCGATCCCACCTACACCGCGCACGGCCTCAAAGAGATCGCTATCCGCCGCTTCAACTTGAATGTTGCCGGCACCGTCGCCGAGGCCGCCGACCTCACCGCGCGCTTCACCGCAGCGCTGCGCGAGGAAGTCGAGAAAGAAGACCTCACCAAGGTTTACGACCAGATCGATCTGCCGCTCGTTCCCGTGCTGGCGCGCATGGAGGGGGCAGGAGTCAAGATCGATTGCGACGTCCTGGCGAAGATGTCCACGCGTCTCGAGCGCGAGGCCGAAGCGAAAGCCGGCGAGGTCTACGCCGCTGCCGGCGGCGGCGTGTTCAACATCAACTCGCCCAAGCAGCTTGGCGACGTCCTGTTCAACAAGATGGCGCTGCCCAAGCCGGTGAAGTACGGCAAGGGCAAGACCATCTCGACCGCGCAAGACGTGATGGAAGCGCTCGCCGAAGAACATCCCATCGCGCGCATGGTGCTCGACTACCGCCAGCTCACCAAGCTCAAGTCCACCTACGTGGACGCCCTGCCGCTGCTCTGCCACGCCGTTACGGGACGCCTGCACACCACTTTCAATCAGGCCGCCACCGCCACCGGCCGCCTCTCGTCCACCAATCCGAACCTGCAAAACATCCCTATCCGCTCGGAACTCGGCCGCGAGATCCGTGCCGCCTTCACCGCCGAGCGCGGTCACGTCCTGCTCGCCGCCGACTACTCCCAGATCGAGTTGCGCCTGCTCGCGCACTTGTCGGAAGACCCGCTGCTGACGAAAGCATTTCTCGCTGGCGGCGACATTCACAAGTCCACCGCCGCGGAGCTTTTTGGCGTTCTGCCCGAACTGGTGACCGACGAACAGCGGGCTGCGGCCAAGACCGTGAACTTCGCCACTCTTTACGGACAGCGCGAGTTCAGTCTCGGCCAGCAACTCGGCATCCCCACATCGGAAGCGAAGCGATTCATAGCCGATTACTTCGAGAGGTACGCAGCCGTGCGACTCTTCATCGACCGCACCCTGGACGCCGCTCGCCGCGAGCAGAAAGTCCGCACCCTCTTCGGGCGTGTGCGTCCCATCCCGGACATCAACAGCAAGAATTTCAGCGCCCGCG
- a CDS encoding MFS transporter, with protein sequence MPASRPRSHWHAVTAGFLGWTLDAFDFFVVVFLVDTLAREFSVTKSAIIATIGATLVMRPVGALLFGLLADRYGRRAPLMGNVILFSLLALLCGFSTNYTTFLVLRSLYGIAMGGEWGVGASLAMEAAPPRWRGVLSGILQSGYSIGYLLAAVAARLILPNFSADSGWRWMFWIGGIPALLALYIRMKVPESEAWKQHKQPSFVAVLQTAARHWKLFAYLCLLMTLFMFLSHGTQDLYPDFLRSVMSVRPATVAYLAIFYNVGAVLGAIAFGQLSESFGRRYSIVSALSLSLAVVPLWAFGDTLLKVALGSFLMQVGVQGAWGIIPAHLNELAPDSVRGLVPGLAYQMGILFAAGTNSIEYALRDRIGYRWALAAFELTTIILLGIVVLLGREAKGKSFLREPAADLVIPAP encoded by the coding sequence ATGCCCGCATCGCGTCCACGCAGCCACTGGCACGCCGTCACCGCCGGCTTCCTCGGCTGGACGCTCGACGCCTTCGATTTCTTCGTCGTCGTCTTCCTCGTAGACACCCTCGCGCGCGAGTTCAGCGTCACCAAATCCGCCATCATCGCCACCATCGGCGCCACGCTGGTGATGCGTCCCGTCGGCGCGCTGCTCTTCGGGCTCCTCGCCGACCGTTATGGACGCCGTGCTCCCCTCATGGGCAACGTCATCCTGTTCTCGCTGCTCGCGCTGCTCTGCGGCTTCTCCACCAACTACACGACGTTCCTCGTGCTGCGCTCGCTCTATGGCATCGCCATGGGCGGCGAGTGGGGCGTAGGCGCGTCGCTCGCCATGGAAGCCGCACCGCCACGCTGGCGCGGAGTGTTGAGCGGCATCCTCCAATCCGGCTACTCCATCGGATACCTTCTCGCCGCCGTCGCCGCGCGCCTCATCCTGCCGAACTTTTCCGCAGACAGCGGCTGGCGCTGGATGTTCTGGATCGGCGGTATCCCCGCGTTGCTCGCGCTTTACATCCGCATGAAGGTCCCCGAGTCCGAAGCGTGGAAGCAGCATAAGCAGCCCAGCTTCGTCGCTGTGCTGCAGACCGCAGCGCGCCACTGGAAGCTCTTCGCGTACCTCTGCCTGCTCATGACGCTCTTCATGTTCCTCTCTCACGGCACGCAGGATCTGTATCCCGACTTCCTGCGCAGCGTCATGAGTGTGCGCCCGGCCACGGTCGCGTACCTCGCCATCTTCTATAACGTGGGCGCGGTCCTCGGCGCCATCGCCTTCGGCCAGCTCTCGGAAAGTTTTGGACGCCGCTATTCCATCGTCAGCGCGCTCTCACTCTCCCTCGCCGTAGTGCCACTGTGGGCGTTTGGCGACACGCTACTCAAGGTCGCGCTCGGTTCGTTCCTGATGCAGGTCGGCGTGCAGGGCGCGTGGGGCATCATCCCCGCGCACTTGAATGAGCTCGCGCCGGACTCGGTTCGCGGACTCGTCCCCGGCCTCGCCTACCAGATGGGCATCCTCTTTGCTGCGGGCACCAACTCCATCGAGTACGCGCTGCGCGACCGCATCGGATACCGCTGGGCCCTCGCCGCCTTCGAGCTCACCACCATCATCCTGCTCGGCATCGTCGTCCTGCTCGGCCGCGAGGCAAAAGGGAAGAGCTTCCTGCGCGAACCCGCCGCGGACCTTGTTATTCCCGCGCCTTAG
- the queA gene encoding tRNA preQ1(34) S-adenosylmethionine ribosyltransferase-isomerase QueA: MLVRDFDYRLPEELIAQAPLADRAASRLLHLDRVSGTVADRMFRELPALLRPDDLLVFNDTRVFPARLFGRRSGTRSQPISTSNPAAKAFLQGRIEVLLTKPVADASRNEEPETGNLIWQALVRPGRKIGVGERLSFGSTYKDGTYKDGTHKDGTHKDDLHAEVIARGDFGERTLRFDPVPDFFAALERIGHIPLPPYIARADSAADRERYQTVYAKIEDRGSVAAPTAGLHFTPQILDQLRVDGIETANVTLHVGLGTFQPIHAERVEDHKLHTESYSISPAAADRINAALAVKRRIVAVGTTTVRTLESVAAQNVAAAKDGKIVSGSGEADIFIYPGYSRIRSPEFRVVGALLTNFHLPQSTLLMLVAAFAGREHTLAAYQHAVREKYRFYSYGDCMLIE, translated from the coding sequence ATGCTGGTCCGCGATTTCGACTATCGCCTTCCCGAAGAGCTGATCGCGCAGGCGCCGCTCGCCGACCGCGCCGCTTCGCGCTTGCTCCACCTCGACCGCGTCTCGGGTACCGTTGCCGACCGCATGTTCCGCGAGCTTCCCGCGCTGCTCCGTCCGGACGACCTGCTCGTCTTCAACGACACCCGCGTCTTTCCCGCGCGCCTCTTTGGCAGGCGCTCCGGAACGCGCTCGCAACCGATCTCAACCAGCAATCCCGCCGCGAAGGCTTTTCTGCAAGGGCGCATCGAGGTTCTCCTCACCAAGCCGGTCGCGGACGCCTCGAGAAATGAGGAACCAGAGACTGGAAACCTGATCTGGCAAGCACTGGTCCGCCCCGGCCGCAAGATCGGCGTTGGCGAAAGGCTCTCCTTCGGGAGTACGTATAAAGACGGTACGTATAAAGACGGCACGCATAAAGACGGTACGCATAAAGACGACCTTCACGCCGAAGTCATCGCGCGCGGCGACTTCGGCGAACGCACCTTGCGCTTCGATCCCGTGCCTGACTTCTTCGCTGCCCTCGAGCGCATCGGACACATCCCGCTGCCGCCCTACATCGCGCGCGCCGACTCCGCCGCCGATCGCGAGCGCTACCAGACCGTCTACGCCAAAATAGAAGACCGCGGCTCCGTCGCCGCCCCCACCGCCGGCCTGCACTTTACGCCCCAGATCCTCGACCAGCTCCGCGTGGACGGCATCGAGACTGCGAACGTCACGCTGCACGTCGGCCTGGGGACGTTCCAGCCCATCCACGCCGAGCGCGTCGAAGACCACAAACTGCACACCGAGTCGTATTCCATCTCGCCCGCGGCCGCCGACCGCATCAACGCCGCGCTCGCCGTCAAACGCCGCATCGTCGCCGTTGGCACCACCACCGTGCGCACGCTCGAATCCGTTGCCGCTCAAAACGTCGCCGCAGCGAAAGATGGCAAGATTGTTTCCGGCTCGGGCGAAGCGGACATCTTTATCTATCCCGGGTACTCCCGCATCCGAAGCCCCGAGTTCCGCGTCGTCGGCGCGCTGCTCACCAACTTCCATCTCCCGCAGTCCACGCTGCTCATGCTCGTCGCCGCCTTCGCCGGACGTGAGCACACCCTCGCCGCTTATCAGCACGCCGTCCGCGAAAAATATCGCTTCTACTCCTACGGCGACTGCATGTTGATCGAATAG
- a CDS encoding class II aldolase/adducin family protein, with protein sequence MLHERGFVAATDGNLSVRLSDGNILVTPTGMCKSMMEADDMAVVDPNGRQVSGKRGVTSEIGMHLLIYRLRPDIHAVVHAHPPTATGFAACGQALDQPLVSEIVVALGCVPLAKYATPGTPELAEALEPLVPGYDAILMANHGVVAYAEELEKAYMKMETVEHFAKISVVCQTLGTPQLLDDAEVSKLLLARQKYAGVTSTAPMAPAKNGHQNGHINGNGHRVPARPLRGFGDAFRESKRLVYSAFALFLASARLITHRR encoded by the coding sequence ATGCTGCACGAGCGCGGCTTCGTGGCCGCGACGGACGGCAATCTGTCGGTACGCCTGAGCGACGGCAACATCCTGGTGACGCCCACGGGCATGTGCAAGAGCATGATGGAAGCCGACGACATGGCGGTGGTCGATCCGAATGGCCGCCAAGTCTCGGGAAAGCGCGGCGTGACCAGCGAGATCGGGATGCATCTGCTGATCTATCGTTTGCGTCCGGACATCCACGCGGTGGTGCACGCGCACCCGCCAACGGCGACGGGATTCGCGGCCTGCGGCCAGGCGCTCGACCAGCCCCTGGTCTCGGAGATCGTGGTCGCGCTCGGGTGCGTCCCGCTGGCGAAGTACGCCACGCCAGGCACGCCGGAGTTGGCGGAGGCGCTCGAGCCGCTGGTGCCGGGTTACGACGCCATCCTCATGGCCAACCACGGCGTGGTCGCGTACGCCGAGGAGCTCGAAAAGGCGTACATGAAGATGGAGACGGTGGAGCACTTCGCCAAGATCAGCGTGGTGTGCCAGACGCTGGGCACGCCGCAACTGCTCGACGATGCCGAAGTATCGAAGCTGCTGCTGGCGCGCCAGAAGTATGCCGGCGTGACTTCGACGGCGCCGATGGCGCCGGCAAAGAATGGACACCAGAACGGCCACATCAACGGCAACGGCCACCGCGTGCCGGCACGTCCGCTACGCGGCTTTGGCGACGCCTTCCGCGAATCGAAACGCCTGGTCTACAGCGCCTTCGCGCTCTTCCTCGCTTCTGCCCGCCTCATCACTCACCGCCGATAA
- a CDS encoding TonB-dependent receptor produces MRSRRFVFLPLFLLTLFVLTLSVSASFAASLTVKVTDPQQAAVIGARVTIYRGAAVAAIRQTAADGTATFAGLADGDYRAEVLAPGFAPASLAVALPRANPLAAQLAIAVPAETVNVTATGVPLAAENSGSKVETLNPQQLELLQPVAAADALRFLPGAVVNTVGRRGGQASLFVRGGESRYNKVIVDGVAVNDPGGTFDFGVLPMYQVDRLEFFRGPQSVLYGSDAMTSVVQTWSAAGSTHTPELRLGADGGTFSTARGYAALAGAWQRLDYNLFADETHSEGQGVNDAYSNSEQGANVGFRLSPRAILRLRARHSNNRSGVQGAWDYNGNQLVDPDTDQRARQNNFLGSAELTVQAPARLTHTFRVFEYSHHRFNEDSFFDPGRLFAFDFPFQAFANIYRAGFDYQGEYQPSENARATFGYQFEDEHGEVGELLSSSVSHGLRRNHAVYLETVLLWKRLSLVPGFRYVHNESFGDRVVPRVALSLLALRGGDTFSGTRLRFVYSEGIKAPRFEESFGQGGGFPILPNLALKPEEATSFETGVEQAFAGGKYSASATYFHNLFRNKIDFSLDPCFCQGQYVNVNRELAHGAEFEFHARFSAHLGMTAGYTYLSSQILEAPFAFDPLLAPGQPLLRRPKHSGSLLVAYSGKRWGADLAGTFIGPRRDSDFLGFGIDHAAGYARLDFGGWYAIDRHVTAYANVENATNRRYQEVVGYPALKANFRAGLRFVIGGE; encoded by the coding sequence GTGCGTTCCCGTCGCTTCGTTTTTCTCCCGCTGTTTCTTTTGACGCTGTTCGTTTTGACGCTCTCCGTCTCCGCGTCCTTCGCCGCTTCACTCACCGTAAAAGTCACTGACCCGCAGCAAGCCGCCGTCATCGGCGCGCGCGTTACTATCTACCGCGGCGCAGCGGTCGCTGCCATCCGCCAGACCGCTGCCGACGGCACTGCTACCTTCGCCGGCCTTGCCGATGGCGACTACCGTGCGGAAGTCCTCGCGCCTGGCTTTGCGCCCGCATCCCTCGCCGTCGCACTGCCGCGTGCTAACCCACTCGCCGCGCAGCTCGCCATTGCTGTGCCGGCTGAGACCGTGAACGTCACCGCCACCGGCGTGCCGCTCGCGGCGGAGAACTCCGGCTCCAAGGTCGAGACCCTCAACCCACAGCAGCTCGAGCTGCTGCAGCCCGTTGCCGCGGCCGACGCGCTTCGCTTCCTCCCCGGCGCCGTCGTCAACACCGTGGGACGCCGTGGCGGCCAAGCCTCGCTCTTCGTTCGCGGCGGCGAATCGCGCTACAACAAAGTCATCGTGGACGGCGTCGCGGTCAACGATCCCGGCGGCACCTTCGATTTCGGCGTGCTGCCCATGTACCAGGTCGACCGACTCGAGTTCTTCCGCGGTCCGCAGAGCGTGCTCTACGGCTCCGACGCGATGACCAGCGTCGTCCAGACCTGGAGTGCGGCCGGCTCTACGCACACGCCCGAGCTGCGCTTGGGGGCTGATGGCGGCACCTTCTCCACCGCGCGCGGATACGCCGCGCTTGCCGGCGCCTGGCAACGCCTCGACTACAACCTCTTCGCTGACGAGACGCATAGCGAGGGACAAGGCGTGAACGACGCCTACTCCAACTCCGAGCAGGGCGCGAACGTCGGCTTCAGGCTCAGCCCGCGCGCCATCCTGCGGCTGCGCGCGCGCCACTCCAACAATCGCAGCGGCGTGCAGGGCGCATGGGACTATAACGGCAACCAGCTCGTCGATCCAGACACCGATCAGCGCGCCCGCCAGAATAATTTCCTCGGCTCCGCCGAACTCACCGTGCAGGCGCCCGCGCGCCTCACTCACACCTTCCGCGTCTTCGAGTACTCGCACCACCGCTTCAACGAAGACAGCTTCTTCGATCCCGGCCGCCTCTTCGCCTTCGATTTCCCCTTCCAGGCGTTCGCGAACATCTATCGCGCCGGCTTCGACTACCAGGGCGAGTACCAGCCCAGCGAGAATGCCCGTGCGACCTTCGGCTACCAGTTCGAAGACGAGCATGGCGAGGTCGGCGAACTGCTCAGCAGCTCCGTCAGCCACGGACTTCGCCGTAACCATGCCGTCTACCTCGAGACCGTGTTGCTGTGGAAGCGTCTCAGCCTCGTCCCTGGATTCCGCTACGTGCACAACGAGAGTTTCGGCGACCGCGTCGTCCCGCGCGTCGCGCTCAGCTTGCTCGCGCTGCGTGGCGGCGACACCTTCAGCGGCACGCGCCTGCGCTTCGTTTATTCCGAGGGCATCAAGGCGCCGCGCTTCGAGGAATCTTTCGGACAGGGCGGCGGTTTTCCCATCCTGCCGAATCTTGCGCTCAAGCCCGAAGAGGCCACATCGTTCGAGACCGGCGTCGAGCAAGCGTTCGCCGGCGGAAAATATTCCGCCTCTGCCACCTACTTCCACAATCTCTTCCGCAACAAGATCGATTTCTCGCTCGACCCCTGCTTCTGCCAGGGACAGTACGTCAACGTGAACCGCGAACTCGCGCACGGCGCCGAGTTCGAGTTTCACGCGCGCTTCTCCGCGCACCTCGGCATGACCGCCGGCTACACCTATCTCTCGTCCCAGATCCTCGAAGCGCCCTTTGCCTTCGATCCGTTGCTCGCGCCCGGCCAGCCACTGCTGCGCCGTCCCAAGCACTCCGGCTCGTTGCTGGTCGCGTATTCCGGCAAGCGTTGGGGTGCGGACCTGGCCGGAACCTTCATCGGTCCGCGCCGCGATTCCGATTTCCTCGGCTTCGGCATAGACCACGCTGCCGGTTATGCTCGTTTAGACTTTGGTGGCTGGTACGCCATCGATCGCCACGTCACCGCGTACGCCAACGTGGAGAACGCGACCAACCGGCGCTATCAGGAAGTGGTGGGATATCCCGCGCTCAAGGCGAACTTCCGTGCGGGACTGCGTTTCGTTATCGGCGGTGAGTGA
- a CDS encoding lysophospholipid acyltransferase family protein — protein MSDPTPAVDVAEEALPSRNRFLSRFAGLAAALILRLIGITLRVTISIEEGGPPSFYVPATVYSFWHRCILPAAWVYRGRDIGVMTSQSEDGEYIARTIERFDFVPVRGSSSRGGARALLEMRRLVEAGHTVAFTIDGPRGPKYVAKPGPVLLARSTQKPMLAFHFAVDRAWVLNTWDEFIIPKPFSRVLLRVSRYMWVPATADEPAMQRHHQELQAALDRVRTFAEENLRAHPRA, from the coding sequence GTGAGCGATCCCACACCAGCCGTTGATGTCGCCGAGGAAGCGCTGCCCTCCCGCAACCGTTTCCTCTCCCGTTTTGCGGGGCTCGCTGCGGCGCTTATTCTGCGTCTCATCGGCATCACGCTGCGCGTCACTATCTCGATCGAGGAAGGCGGTCCACCGAGCTTCTACGTCCCGGCAACCGTCTACAGCTTCTGGCACCGCTGCATCCTGCCCGCGGCCTGGGTCTACCGCGGGCGCGACATCGGGGTGATGACCTCGCAAAGCGAAGACGGCGAATACATCGCGCGCACCATCGAGCGCTTCGACTTCGTTCCCGTCCGCGGCTCGAGTTCGCGCGGCGGCGCGCGCGCGTTGCTCGAGATGCGCCGGCTCGTCGAGGCGGGACACACCGTCGCCTTCACCATCGACGGCCCGCGCGGCCCCAAGTACGTTGCCAAGCCCGGCCCCGTCCTGCTCGCGCGCTCCACGCAGAAGCCCATGCTCGCCTTCCACTTCGCCGTCGATCGCGCCTGGGTGCTCAACACCTGGGACGAGTTCATCATCCCCAAGCCATTCTCCCGCGTGCTGCTGCGCGTGAGCCGCTACATGTGGGTGCCCGCCACCGCAGACGAGCCCGCCATGCAGCGTCACCACCAGGAGTTGCAGGCTGCGCTCGACCGCGTCCGTACCTTCGCGGAAGAAAACTTGCGCGCGCACCCTCGCGCCTGA
- a CDS encoding HIT domain-containing protein, translated as MDRIFTPWRYGYVSQAENAPGCILCDLSQEKDDRKARIVHRGKHCYIVLNAFPYTSGHVMIVPYAHLDTLAQLPRPAADEMMALTQRMEGVLGSVYHPEGMNVGMNIGKAAGAGIAGHIHMHVLPRWTADSNFMTTVGETRVLPEDLAVTWDRLTKAFGSV; from the coding sequence ATGGACCGCATCTTCACTCCCTGGCGCTACGGCTACGTCTCGCAGGCGGAAAATGCGCCCGGCTGCATCCTTTGTGACCTGTCCCAGGAAAAGGACGACCGCAAGGCGCGCATCGTTCATCGCGGCAAGCATTGTTACATTGTCCTCAACGCCTTCCCTTACACCTCCGGACACGTCATGATCGTCCCCTACGCGCATCTCGACACGCTCGCGCAGCTTCCGCGGCCTGCCGCCGACGAGATGATGGCCCTCACGCAGCGCATGGAGGGTGTTCTGGGCTCGGTCTACCATCCCGAGGGCATGAACGTGGGGATGAACATCGGTAAGGCCGCCGGAGCGGGCATCGCCGGACACATCCACATGCACGTCCTGCCGCGCTGGACCGCCGACTCCAATTTCATGACCACCGTCGGCGAGACGCGCGTCCTCCCCGAAGACCTCGCCGTCACTTGGGACCGCCTGACGAAGGCCTTTGGGTCGGTTTGA